A single genomic interval of Hemibagrus wyckioides isolate EC202008001 linkage group LG13, SWU_Hwy_1.0, whole genome shotgun sequence harbors:
- the ppp1cab gene encoding protein phosphatase 1, catalytic subunit, alpha isozyme b gives MTESDKLNIDSIIQRLLEVKGSRPGKNVQLTENEIRGLCLKSREIFLSQPILLELEAPLKICGDVHGQYYDLLRLFEYGGYPPESNYLFLGDYVDRGKQSLETICLLLAYKIKYPENFFLLRGNHECASINRIYGFYDECKRRYNIKLWKTFTDCFNCLPVAAIVDEKIFCCHGGLSPDLQSMEQIRRVMRPTDVPDQGLLCDLLWADPDKDVTGWGENDRGVSFTFGADIVAKFLNKHDMDLICRAHQVVEDGYEFFAKRQLVTLFSAPNYCGEFDNAGAMMSVDETLMCSFQILKPADKKMLAYSGAGAYGSGRPVTPPRNAAKGGKAKK, from the exons TCAAAGGCTCCAGACCCGGTAAAAATGTGCAGCTGACTGAGAATGAAATCCGTGGGCTGTGTCTCAAGtccagggagattttcctcagCCAGCCCATCCTTCTCGAGCTGGAAGCACCCCTGAAAATTTGTG GTGATGTTCATGGTCAGTACTACGACCTGCTCAGGCTGTTCGAGTATGGTGGATACCCCCCGGAGAGCAACTACCTGTTTTTGGGGGACTATGTGGATCGAGGAAAGCAGTCTTTGGAGACGATCTGCTTGCTGTTGGCCTACAAAATTAAATACCCAGAAAACTTTTTCCTGCTGAGAGGGAACCACGAGTGTGCCTCCATCAACAGGATATATGGCTTCTacgatgagt GTAAAAGACGCTACAACATTAAATTGTGGAAGACTTTCACAGACTGCTTCAACTGTCTACCTGTGGCAGCCATCGTCGATGAGAAGATTTTCTGCTGCCATGGAG GCCTGTCTCCAGACTTGCAGTCGATGGAGCAGATCCGGCGTGTGATGAGACCCACGGATGTCCCGGATCAGGGGCTGCTGTGTGACCTGCTGTGGGCCGACCCCGACAAAGATGTGACTGGCTGGGGCGAAAACGATCGTGGCGTCTCTTTCACCTTCGGCGCTGATATTGTCGCGAAGTTCCTGAACAAACATGACATGGACCTCATCTGCAGAGCACACCAG GTGGTGGAGGATGGATATGAGTTTTTTGCAAAGCGGCAGCTGGTGACTCTCTTCTCAGCCCCAAACTATTGTGGCGAGTTCGACAAtgcaggtgccatgatgagcgTGGACGAGACACTCATGTGCTCCTTCCAG ATCTTGAAGCCTGCTGACAAGAAGATGTTGGCATATAGCGGTGCTGGAGCGTATGGATCCGGCCGACCCGTTACACCACCAAGAAATGCTGCCAAGGGAGGCAAAGCCAAGAAATAG